A region of Granulicella aggregans DNA encodes the following proteins:
- a CDS encoding sensor histidine kinase → MDSRHIVYVTVLVLVLAVGGVMIYNEIKHRYLLHVLEERELLAHDLHDTVSQSFAGIGFQLRAVEDTLGAGRSPDKELVRAQSMVRESHEELRRSITTLRSEVASLSNLAAALKACAERLVEGGSLSIECVSEGEPRRLPLRVADCFFRIGQESISNAVLHAEASSLSIRLRYEARHLTLLIVDNGRGLSEKKESTGNGLFGMSKRAEMIGGHLEITSDGHGTSVRLETELMRLPHLLNGSGVHGLWLYLKESMRMGVRHG, encoded by the coding sequence GTGGACTCGCGGCACATTGTGTATGTGACTGTTCTCGTGCTGGTGCTCGCCGTTGGGGGCGTGATGATCTACAACGAAATCAAGCATCGTTATCTGCTGCATGTTCTCGAAGAGCGCGAGCTGTTGGCGCATGACCTGCACGATACGGTCTCGCAGAGCTTCGCCGGGATCGGGTTCCAGCTGCGGGCGGTCGAAGATACGCTCGGAGCGGGACGATCGCCTGATAAGGAACTGGTACGGGCGCAGAGCATGGTGCGCGAGAGCCATGAAGAGTTGCGTCGCAGCATCACTACGCTGCGGTCGGAGGTGGCGAGTTTGAGCAATCTTGCCGCCGCACTGAAGGCTTGCGCGGAGCGGCTGGTGGAGGGCGGAAGTTTGTCCATCGAGTGCGTCTCGGAGGGCGAGCCAAGGCGGCTGCCGTTGCGCGTCGCGGACTGTTTCTTTCGGATCGGGCAGGAGTCGATCTCGAATGCCGTGCTTCATGCGGAGGCTTCATCGCTCTCGATTCGGCTGCGCTATGAGGCGCGGCATCTGACGTTGTTGATCGTCGATAATGGGCGGGGCCTAAGCGAGAAGAAGGAATCGACCGGCAACGGTCTCTTCGGGATGAGCAAGCGAGCGGAGATGATTGGTGGCCATCTGGAGATAACCAGCGATGGCCACGGCACAAGCGTTCGGCTGGAGACAGAGCTTATGCGGCTGCCGCATCTGCTCAACGGTTCCGGCGTGCATGGGCTGTGGCTGTACCTGAAGGAGTCGATGAGGATGGGAGTCCGCCATGGCTGA
- a CDS encoding response regulator transcription factor: MADAAKIRLLIVDDHPVVREGLRSMISNFAQIQLVMVCASGEEALRVACRQPVDVMLIDLRMSPMGGVEVLKRLKQKAPACRGLILSTYELDEEIFQAFEAGARGYLSKDALPDHISKSIELAHAGKLIFSSQMMERIEQRRQRKNLTARELSVLEMVAKGLTNKEIAGASGVSQFTVRNQLSSISSKLDVCDRTEAARVAIEQGIIRID, translated from the coding sequence ATGGCTGATGCTGCGAAGATCCGGCTGCTGATCGTCGACGACCACCCGGTCGTGCGCGAGGGGCTGCGCAGCATGATCTCGAACTTTGCGCAGATTCAATTGGTGATGGTGTGTGCTTCCGGCGAAGAAGCGCTTCGTGTTGCCTGCCGTCAGCCGGTCGACGTCATGTTGATCGATCTACGGATGTCGCCGATGGGCGGGGTGGAGGTGCTGAAGAGGCTGAAGCAGAAGGCGCCAGCGTGCAGAGGCCTGATCCTGTCAACCTACGAGCTGGATGAGGAGATCTTTCAAGCGTTCGAGGCTGGTGCTCGCGGCTATCTGAGCAAGGATGCGCTGCCGGACCACATCTCGAAGAGCATTGAACTGGCGCACGCGGGGAAACTGATCTTTTCGAGCCAGATGATGGAGCGGATCGAGCAGCGGCGGCAGCGGAAGAACCTGACGGCACGGGAGTTGAGCGTGCTGGAGATGGTCGCGAAGGGGCTGACCAACAAGGAGATTGCCGGAGCCTCGGGGGTAAGCCAGTTCACGGTGCGGAACCAGTTGAGCAGCATCTCGAGCAAGCTGGATGTCTGCGACCGCACCGAGGCGGCGCGGGTCGCGATCGAGCAGGGAATCATACGAATCGACTGA
- a CDS encoding lytic transglycosylase domain-containing protein produces the protein METVKSLNLRPKQSPVTRRALAFTLAIATAFSAFAPMSLFSQTSAGSTKTATKSKKKAGATASSSKKKPASKSTKAAAAKKRKYASKPTPQSIRLSSAFVASANLRPMAQQLAATRSAAAYAGVQNYAAAHPGEGAAAAYLALGHAYAQDHRATDAAAMFRRADAAGKALDDYADYLGAQASLQANRPADAYTLLDHFADRHPDSIFVATAPILLANAYLQSGDPQGALRTLQPLAQTPVGTKADFRYVLARAYQLSGNAAVASDIYRKLYSQLPLSSEAQQSRSQLQSMGQPLTAGERKSHADQLFNAKRYTEAGDEYHEIAKNSSSLSTADLNALKIYEAVCDLKLKHLSRRDVEHLPDTGDDTAALKLYMLAEISRNENDATGHDAIINDMVKRFPASRWLEEALYSGGNMYLLKHNSQQAIFHYTTLVTLFPRSTYAPSAHWRAAWMNYRIRNYSEAARLMDEQIQQYGGGIEIPSALYWRGRIYEDEEHNFGQAANYYRALNATYTNYYYAILARQRLAVIGNKDKVEPSPVLASVHPTDVPDLSPELPEDDIHLIKARLLANASLNEFIGPEIAASPDSPEWGALAQAEIYTSFGEVTRALQSMKHSGLPYFALPIDQVPVIYWQLLFPKPYWADLVTDSQRNGVDPYLVASLIRQESEFNAGAVSRANAYGLMQLLPSVGKAAAKKNGIKRFSTNDLLNPATNLLLGTTNLKQVLDRFGGQAEYALAAYNAGDTPVRLWLSSNDYKDVPEFVESIPYTETREYVQAILRNREMYRALYPIR, from the coding sequence ATGGAAACAGTAAAGTCTTTGAACCTCCGGCCAAAGCAGAGTCCGGTCACACGCCGCGCCCTTGCCTTCACCCTGGCTATAGCTACCGCCTTCTCCGCCTTCGCGCCGATGTCTCTGTTCTCCCAGACCAGCGCGGGAAGCACCAAAACAGCTACCAAGTCAAAGAAAAAGGCTGGTGCGACCGCGAGTTCGAGCAAGAAGAAACCGGCATCAAAGTCGACTAAGGCCGCAGCGGCAAAGAAGCGCAAGTACGCCTCGAAGCCTACCCCACAAAGCATCCGTCTCTCGAGCGCCTTCGTCGCCTCGGCCAATCTTCGTCCCATGGCGCAGCAGCTCGCCGCCACGCGTTCCGCAGCCGCCTACGCTGGGGTGCAGAACTACGCCGCCGCCCACCCAGGCGAGGGCGCAGCCGCAGCCTACCTCGCTCTCGGCCACGCCTACGCGCAGGACCACCGCGCCACCGACGCTGCTGCGATGTTCCGGCGCGCCGACGCCGCAGGCAAGGCACTCGACGACTACGCCGACTACCTCGGCGCTCAGGCATCACTCCAGGCCAACCGCCCCGCCGACGCATACACTCTGCTCGACCACTTCGCCGACCGCCATCCCGACAGCATCTTCGTTGCCACCGCACCTATTCTGCTCGCCAACGCCTATCTGCAAAGCGGCGATCCGCAGGGCGCTCTTCGAACGCTGCAACCGCTCGCCCAGACGCCCGTCGGGACGAAGGCAGACTTCCGCTACGTCCTCGCCCGTGCTTACCAGCTCTCCGGCAACGCCGCCGTCGCCTCCGACATCTACCGCAAGCTCTACAGCCAGCTCCCGCTCAGCTCGGAGGCTCAGCAATCGCGCAGCCAGCTCCAGTCGATGGGACAACCTCTAACAGCGGGCGAGCGCAAGTCTCATGCCGACCAGCTCTTCAACGCCAAGCGATATACCGAGGCGGGCGACGAGTATCACGAGATCGCCAAGAACTCCTCCAGCCTCAGCACCGCCGACCTCAACGCCCTCAAGATCTACGAGGCCGTCTGCGACCTGAAGCTCAAACATCTCTCCCGCCGAGACGTCGAACATCTACCCGACACCGGCGACGACACGGCCGCCCTCAAGCTCTACATGCTCGCCGAGATCTCGCGCAATGAGAACGACGCCACCGGTCACGACGCCATCATCAACGACATGGTGAAGCGCTTCCCCGCCAGCCGCTGGCTTGAAGAAGCGCTCTACTCTGGCGGCAACATGTACCTGCTCAAGCACAACTCCCAACAGGCGATCTTCCACTACACAACCTTAGTCACGCTCTTCCCGCGCAGCACCTATGCTCCCTCCGCGCACTGGCGCGCCGCATGGATGAACTACCGCATCCGGAACTACTCCGAGGCTGCCCGCCTCATGGATGAGCAGATTCAGCAGTACGGCGGCGGCATCGAGATCCCCAGCGCGCTCTACTGGCGTGGCCGAATCTACGAAGACGAAGAGCACAACTTCGGCCAGGCGGCCAACTACTATCGCGCGCTCAACGCCACCTACACCAACTACTACTACGCGATCCTCGCCCGGCAACGGCTCGCGGTCATCGGCAATAAGGACAAAGTCGAACCCTCACCGGTGCTCGCCTCGGTCCACCCCACCGACGTGCCCGACCTTAGCCCCGAGCTTCCCGAGGACGACATTCACCTCATCAAGGCGCGGCTGCTCGCCAACGCTTCGCTGAATGAGTTCATCGGGCCGGAGATCGCAGCCAGCCCCGACTCGCCCGAATGGGGAGCGCTCGCCCAGGCAGAGATCTACACCTCGTTCGGCGAGGTCACCCGCGCCCTGCAGTCCATGAAGCACAGCGGCCTGCCCTACTTCGCCTTGCCCATCGACCAAGTCCCGGTGATCTACTGGCAGCTTCTCTTCCCCAAGCCGTACTGGGCCGATCTCGTCACCGACTCACAGCGCAACGGCGTCGATCCTTACCTCGTCGCCTCGCTGATCCGCCAGGAATCAGAGTTCAACGCCGGTGCCGTCAGCCGAGCTAACGCCTACGGCCTCATGCAGTTGCTGCCCTCGGTCGGGAAGGCTGCTGCAAAGAAGAACGGCATCAAGCGCTTCAGCACCAACGATCTTCTAAACCCGGCCACCAACCTTCTGCTCGGCACGACCAACCTGAAGCAGGTGCTCGACCGCTTCGGCGGCCAGGCCGAGTACGCTCTCGCCGCCTACAACGCCGGCGACACTCCCGTCAGGCTCTGGCTCTCCAGCAACGACTACAAGGACGTTCCCGAGTTCGTCGAGTCCATCCCCTACACCGAGACCCGTGAGTACGTGCAGGCCATTCTCCGCAACCGCGAGATGTACCGCGCCCTCTACCCCATTCGCTGA
- a CDS encoding sigma-70 family RNA polymerase sigma factor — protein sequence MATTPIPVTEEVEIHPDVALVERAKAGDVSAFETLVKQYDRQIFRVAQHITQNREDAEDITQDAFLKAYQKLDQFQGNSKFSTWLVRIAVNESLMRLRKRKTSKTVSMDEDVHTEEGSIPRDFADWSPNPEQLYNQGELGDILRKTINGLPPGFRTVFTLRDIENLSTEETAEALGLSVPAVKSRLLRARLQLRERLSRYFRQKKESTA from the coding sequence ATGGCAACGACTCCCATACCAGTTACGGAAGAAGTAGAGATTCACCCCGATGTGGCGCTGGTTGAGCGCGCCAAGGCTGGCGATGTCTCCGCGTTTGAGACGCTGGTGAAGCAGTACGACCGGCAGATCTTCCGCGTGGCGCAGCACATCACCCAGAACCGCGAAGATGCTGAAGACATTACCCAGGACGCTTTCCTGAAGGCCTACCAGAAGCTTGACCAGTTTCAGGGGAACTCGAAGTTCTCCACCTGGCTGGTGCGGATCGCGGTCAACGAGAGCCTGATGCGGTTGCGCAAACGAAAGACGAGCAAGACCGTCTCTATGGACGAGGATGTCCATACGGAAGAGGGCTCGATCCCGCGCGACTTTGCCGATTGGAGCCCGAATCCGGAGCAGCTGTACAACCAGGGCGAACTTGGCGATATACTCCGCAAGACAATTAATGGCCTGCCGCCAGGATTTAGAACCGTTTTTACTCTGCGCGACATCGAAAACCTGTCGACGGAAGAGACGGCCGAGGCGCTTGGATTGAGCGTACCGGCAGTCAAATCGAGACTGCTTCGGGCCAGACTGCAACTGCGGGAGCGGTTGAGCCGCTACTTCCGGCAGAAGAAAGAGAGTACAGCGTAG
- a CDS encoding anti-sigma factor family protein: protein MTCTDFLSKMTDYFDGQVQPEFIEEVRAHLCECSHCEVVVNTTRQTIEIYKDHEIYELSTETRDRMHKAIMAKCAECR, encoded by the coding sequence GTGACTTGCACAGACTTTCTCAGCAAGATGACCGACTACTTCGACGGGCAGGTACAGCCCGAGTTCATTGAAGAGGTACGCGCTCACCTATGCGAGTGCAGCCACTGCGAGGTCGTCGTGAACACGACCCGCCAGACCATCGAGATCTACAAAGACCACGAGATCTACGAACTCTCTACCGAGACGCGCGACCGGATGCACAAGGCGATCATGGCTAAGTGCGCAGAGTGCAGGTAA